One Chordicoccus furentiruminis DNA window includes the following coding sequences:
- a CDS encoding ZIP family metal transporter yields the protein MDVTIAGGLLLPFLGTSAGAACVFFMRQELRLRTEILLTGFAAGVMTAASVWSLLIPAMEQSSGLGRLSFLPAVAGFWGGILFMLLLDSLIPHLHLNSDQPEGVRSRLAKTTMMVLAVTLHNIPEGMAVGAVYAGYLLGNGSMTAAAALTLSLGIAIQNFPEGAIISMPLRSAGEPKGKAFLNGVLSGIVEPAAAVLTIVFADLLVPVLPGLLGFAAGAMIYVVVEEMVPEMSAGEHSNLGVLFFSVGFTLMMTLDVALG from the coding sequence ATGGATGTGACGATAGCCGGAGGCTTGCTGTTGCCTTTTCTAGGCACATCGGCGGGCGCTGCCTGCGTTTTCTTCATGAGACAGGAGCTTCGGCTTCGGACGGAGATTCTTTTGACCGGCTTCGCGGCCGGCGTGATGACGGCGGCTTCCGTCTGGAGTCTTCTGATCCCCGCGATGGAGCAGAGCAGCGGACTCGGACGCCTCTCTTTTCTTCCGGCTGTGGCGGGATTCTGGGGCGGCATTCTGTTCATGCTGCTGCTCGACAGTCTGATTCCTCATCTGCATCTGAACAGTGACCAGCCGGAAGGCGTCCGAAGCCGTCTGGCAAAGACGACGATGATGGTTCTCGCGGTGACACTGCATAATATTCCGGAAGGAATGGCCGTAGGAGCCGTATACGCCGGCTATCTGCTCGGGAACGGCAGCATGACGGCGGCCGCGGCGCTGACGCTGTCGCTGGGCATCGCGATCCAGAACTTTCCGGAAGGGGCAATCATTTCCATGCCGCTCCGCTCCGCCGGTGAACCGAAGGGGAAGGCTTTCCTCAACGGCGTTCTCTCCGGAATCGTGGAGCCGGCAGCCGCCGTCCTTACAATCGTGTTCGCGGATCTTCTTGTTCCGGTTCTGCCTGGGCTTCTCGGTTTTGCCGCCGGCGCCATGATCTATGTGGTTGTGGAGGAGATGGTTCCCGAGATGTCAGCGGGCGAGCATTCGAACCTCGGCGTGCTCTTTTTCTCTGTGGGCTTCACGCTGATGATGACGCTGGATGTGGCGCTCGGATAA
- a CDS encoding Ig-like domain-containing protein: MRSEDRRTGHLSFAGRYACCRSLWLGILILLLAAAGGVKAQAAGQTIAFSSKTKTTWVSGTVDLKADVMPAAMRKRNLSFKSSNPRVASVDRNGKVTGRAVGQTVITVKAAGQKTAASCRISVRPYRPVQSIRFRTGSVTLTAGKTFKQMPAFTPDNASDKRIRRWTSTNSSVVSVDRFGSLTARKPGTARIQAVTTDHARNAWYTVRVTAAPRKSTGIGTKLFRMQKPKIGGTSCSMQDSYIEGGTYIQFWTPGIVQFYNLRTGRLLSEYALGNGYNHCAVASPGAKKGGSQYADMYLESNRNGIVYVDRLVMGRIRTVEKLKFPTSGAAGYNVKHVVDAGSNRIIGFGTLLSEKRNGSAGNRTVISVWDLRKKTTNKDGTKTPACVQTFQVGFINFMQGACYSRGKLYILSSDYEKPHRSKVYAISLSGKKIEKVYQGFRTELKDNECEGVCIADRQLYVCNRYSLYRVCRIQN, translated from the coding sequence ATGAGGAGTGAGGACAGACGGACGGGTCATTTGTCCTTTGCGGGACGGTATGCCTGCTGCAGGAGCTTATGGCTGGGTATACTGATCCTTCTGCTTGCTGCAGCCGGCGGAGTCAAGGCGCAGGCGGCTGGTCAGACCATCGCATTTTCATCGAAAACCAAAACGACATGGGTCAGCGGAACGGTCGATCTGAAGGCGGATGTGATGCCGGCGGCGATGAGAAAAAGAAACCTCTCGTTCAAGAGCTCCAATCCCCGCGTGGCCTCTGTGGACCGGAACGGAAAGGTGACGGGACGGGCGGTGGGCCAGACCGTCATCACTGTGAAGGCCGCCGGGCAGAAGACCGCAGCGTCCTGCAGAATCAGTGTCCGGCCGTACCGTCCGGTTCAGTCGATCCGTTTCAGAACCGGAAGTGTGACGCTTACGGCCGGAAAAACGTTCAAACAGATGCCGGCCTTTACACCGGACAACGCTTCTGACAAGCGGATCAGACGCTGGACCAGTACGAACAGTTCAGTCGTCAGCGTCGACAGATTCGGAAGCCTGACAGCCCGGAAGCCGGGAACGGCCAGAATTCAGGCCGTGACGACGGATCATGCGAGGAACGCGTGGTATACCGTCCGGGTTACGGCTGCGCCCCGGAAAAGCACCGGTATCGGCACGAAGCTTTTCCGTATGCAGAAGCCGAAGATCGGCGGGACATCCTGCTCTATGCAGGACAGCTACATTGAGGGCGGCACCTATATCCAGTTCTGGACACCGGGCATCGTCCAGTTCTATAATCTCCGTACGGGACGTCTGCTCTCGGAGTATGCGCTCGGAAACGGATACAATCACTGTGCGGTAGCTTCGCCCGGTGCAAAAAAAGGCGGTTCCCAGTACGCCGACATGTATCTCGAATCGAACCGGAACGGTATCGTTTATGTAGACCGACTGGTCATGGGCCGGATCAGGACAGTTGAAAAGCTGAAGTTCCCGACGAGCGGCGCTGCGGGGTATAACGTCAAGCATGTTGTCGATGCGGGCAGCAACCGGATCATCGGCTTTGGCACGCTTCTTTCGGAAAAACGGAATGGGTCAGCCGGAAACCGGACTGTGATATCGGTCTGGGATCTACGAAAAAAAACGACAAACAAAGACGGAACGAAGACGCCGGCCTGCGTCCAAACGTTTCAGGTCGGATTCATCAACTTCATGCAGGGGGCGTGCTATTCCCGGGGAAAACTGTATATCCTTTCATCTGACTATGAAAAGCCGCACCGGTCAAAGGTCTATGCGATCAGTCTTTCCGGAAAAAAGATCGAGAAGGTGTATCAGGGGTTCCGTACGGAACTGAAGGACAATGAATGTGAGGGAGTCTGCATCGCGGACCGTCAGCTGTATGTATGCAACCGCTATTCGCTGTACCGCGTCTGCCGTATTCAGAATTGA
- the mtnA gene encoding S-methyl-5-thioribose-1-phosphate isomerase, giving the protein MNTKLDEFFEEVITVKWGPEKRSVDIIDQTLLPNSIRRIQLGSKEEIWEAIRKLRVRGAPAIGVCAAYGLAVLSASISADDYETFYRTFKEMKDYLATSRPTAVNLFWALDRMDACVRTNREKSVAEIKEALYREAEVIREEDVAISRSIGETGFGILKTLKKEGEPLGIMTHCNAGTLATAKYGTATAPMYMALEHGWSGSDMHVFCDETRPLLQGARLTAFELVHAGITTSVQCDNMASLLLKSGRVKVIFVGCDRVAANGDAANKIGTSGLAIIARHYGIPFYVCAPSSTIDMKTKDGEGIPIEMRDPGEIREMWYREPMAPAEADTSFNPAFDVTDHHLITGIITEKGLCHAPYDRAFEALGIR; this is encoded by the coding sequence ATGAATACGAAACTGGACGAGTTCTTTGAGGAAGTCATCACGGTCAAATGGGGACCGGAGAAAAGGAGTGTTGATATCATCGATCAGACGCTGCTTCCGAATTCAATCCGCCGGATTCAGCTGGGCTCGAAGGAGGAAATATGGGAGGCGATCAGAAAGCTCAGAGTGAGAGGGGCGCCGGCGATCGGCGTATGCGCGGCCTACGGACTTGCGGTGCTGTCCGCTTCGATCAGCGCGGATGATTACGAGACGTTTTATCGTACGTTTAAAGAGATGAAAGATTACCTCGCCACATCCCGCCCGACAGCTGTCAATCTGTTCTGGGCGCTGGACCGGATGGACGCCTGCGTCCGGACCAATCGGGAGAAGAGCGTGGCTGAGATCAAAGAGGCGCTGTACCGCGAAGCGGAGGTGATCCGTGAGGAGGATGTGGCGATCAGCCGCAGTATCGGCGAGACCGGCTTCGGCATTCTGAAGACGCTGAAGAAGGAGGGGGAGCCATTAGGCATCATGACGCACTGCAACGCGGGCACGCTGGCGACCGCGAAGTACGGCACCGCCACGGCGCCGATGTATATGGCGCTGGAGCACGGCTGGTCCGGAAGCGATATGCATGTCTTCTGTGATGAGACGCGTCCGCTGCTGCAGGGCGCCCGGCTGACGGCCTTTGAGCTGGTTCATGCCGGGATCACGACTTCCGTGCAGTGCGACAATATGGCTTCGCTTCTTCTGAAATCCGGGAGGGTGAAGGTGATTTTCGTCGGGTGTGACCGGGTGGCGGCAAACGGAGACGCGGCCAACAAGATCGGAACATCCGGACTCGCCATCATCGCCCGCCATTACGGTATTCCGTTCTATGTCTGCGCCCCCAGTTCGACGATCGACATGAAGACGAAGGACGGAGAAGGCATCCCGATTGAGATGCGCGATCCCGGTGAAATCCGGGAGATGTGGTACAGGGAGCCGATGGCGCCGGCGGAGGCGGACACCTCCTTCAATCCGGCCTTTGACGTCACGGACCATCATCTGATTACAGGCATCATCACCGAGAAAGGGCTGTGCCACGCGCCCTATGACCGGGCGTTCGAGGCGCTTGGCATCCGGTAA
- a CDS encoding HelD family protein — MDERDRIFEEEQRHLTETYAFLRTKEQSVADELRTLYEKARQEKADISEDLALNFHDAEEALESNMELELVNRVVDEFNIENATLTRQSRQLLTLLEQPYFARVQVHFPEEEETEDFYIGTAQLTGDSYEPVIVDWRSPIAEVYYNQQNGRTAYHVDGRPIEVDLLLRRQFDITRDRLNACFDTQIAIEDPMLLKSLSRRRSDKMQSITATIQREQNEVIRHPDEPVMLIEGTAGSGKTSVLLQRIAYLLYQKRASVRASDVYLITLNPVFENYIANVLPDLGEENPNTLTWSAFLSEAGFRAREFQDNTEPDSLDLIDRELEGFELIPTDFRGISVKGRKALPAKSIDAIYRRNRKLGTGARLIGVMEDQMVEEAEQYIRQHRNDRRGSYEELYEDTDEEAFLKEERRPDEEENGEKNDFNSASQAVRSHGWLDVPAIGRRLLGKTYLTDAERAYLYIRLTGTCSRSAKYVMIDEVQDYTEAQIRVFRAYFPQARFLMLGDEYQAIRGGTVTFERIRELFSENTPAWRGKPVTTMKLMTSYRSSPEITALFTSLLPARVGTEVQSVQRPGIRPVIRSCPDRASYLEALRGAIRDAEESGLLTAVIVNGRSAQDRLHSLLGSDAPHYIRASEAIPEHGVCMVTLALSKGLEFDAVIIPDADGGTYPDTKLKRHQLYTAVSRATERITLLAEGPLSPLLDGFTDS, encoded by the coding sequence ATGGACGAACGGGACAGGATATTCGAAGAAGAGCAGAGACATCTTACAGAAACGTACGCGTTCCTGCGGACAAAGGAGCAGAGCGTGGCGGATGAGCTTCGTACGCTCTATGAGAAGGCAAGACAGGAGAAGGCGGATATCAGTGAGGATCTTGCGCTGAACTTCCATGACGCGGAAGAGGCGCTTGAGAGCAACATGGAGCTCGAGCTGGTGAACCGTGTCGTCGATGAATTCAATATCGAAAACGCGACGCTGACCCGGCAGAGCCGGCAGCTTCTGACGCTTCTGGAGCAGCCGTATTTCGCCCGCGTGCAGGTGCATTTTCCGGAGGAAGAAGAGACAGAGGATTTTTACATCGGAACCGCCCAGCTGACAGGTGACAGCTACGAGCCTGTCATCGTGGACTGGCGTTCCCCCATCGCCGAGGTCTATTACAACCAGCAGAACGGCAGAACGGCCTATCATGTGGACGGAAGGCCGATCGAAGTGGATCTGCTGCTCCGCCGTCAGTTTGATATTACCCGGGATCGGCTGAACGCCTGCTTCGACACCCAGATCGCAATAGAGGATCCGATGCTTCTGAAATCGCTGTCCCGCCGGCGCTCCGACAAGATGCAGTCCATCACCGCCACAATCCAGCGCGAGCAGAACGAGGTCATCCGGCATCCGGATGAGCCGGTGATGCTGATTGAAGGAACGGCCGGATCCGGCAAGACATCTGTGCTTCTGCAGCGCATTGCCTACCTTCTTTATCAGAAACGCGCCTCCGTCAGAGCATCCGACGTGTATCTCATCACGCTGAACCCGGTTTTCGAGAACTATATCGCCAACGTTCTGCCGGATCTGGGGGAGGAGAATCCGAACACGCTGACATGGTCCGCCTTTCTGTCGGAAGCGGGTTTCCGCGCCCGTGAGTTTCAGGATAATACGGAGCCGGATTCCCTTGATCTCATCGACAGGGAACTGGAGGGCTTCGAGCTGATTCCAACGGATTTCCGCGGTATTTCCGTAAAAGGCAGAAAGGCGCTTCCGGCGAAATCGATTGATGCCATCTACCGCCGGAACCGGAAACTGGGTACGGGCGCCCGTCTGATCGGTGTGATGGAGGATCAGATGGTAGAGGAGGCGGAGCAGTATATCCGACAGCACCGGAACGACCGCCGCGGAAGCTATGAGGAACTGTATGAGGATACGGACGAGGAGGCGTTCCTGAAGGAAGAACGCCGTCCGGATGAGGAGGAGAACGGGGAGAAGAACGACTTCAACAGTGCTTCTCAGGCTGTCCGTTCCCACGGGTGGCTTGACGTACCCGCGATCGGCCGGAGACTTCTCGGAAAAACGTATCTGACCGACGCCGAACGGGCCTATCTCTATATCCGGCTGACAGGCACATGCAGCCGCAGCGCAAAGTATGTCATGATTGACGAGGTGCAGGATTACACCGAGGCTCAGATCCGGGTCTTCCGTGCGTACTTTCCACAGGCGAGATTTCTCATGCTCGGAGATGAGTATCAGGCGATCCGCGGTGGAACGGTGACCTTTGAACGGATTCGGGAGCTGTTCTCGGAAAACACGCCCGCCTGGCGGGGAAAGCCGGTCACCACGATGAAGCTGATGACAAGCTACCGGTCCTCCCCTGAAATCACCGCGCTTTTTACCTCACTTCTTCCGGCGAGAGTAGGAACGGAAGTGCAGTCCGTGCAGCGGCCCGGCATCAGGCCGGTGATCCGGTCCTGCCCGGACCGCGCTTCCTATCTGGAAGCGCTTCGGGGAGCCATCCGTGACGCGGAAGAATCGGGGCTCCTCACCGCGGTGATCGTCAACGGCCGCAGCGCGCAGGACCGTCTCCATTCCCTGCTGGGATCTGACGCCCCTCATTACATACGCGCCAGCGAGGCGATCCCGGAACACGGCGTCTGTATGGTGACGCTGGCGCTGTCCAAAGGGCTCGAGTTCGACGCGGTCATTATCCCGGACGCCGACGGAGGAACCTATCCGGATACGAAGCTGAAGCGCCACCAGCTATATACCGCTGTTTCGCGGGCGACGGAGCGGATCACGCTGCTGGCGGAGGGTCCGCTTTCGCCGCTGCTCGACGGGTTCACAGATTCTTAA
- a CDS encoding LCP family protein — MGTFNRSGWLRAQAACLLGFLLIFQLAAPAAASADAAVPEAESAEISAAETGSAEEAADSGATAEEAARAIRRLLDQPLFEKDGTCNILLIGADRRDRSWNGNSDTMMLASVNRTTKTIHLMSFMRDLAADVEGHGTEKLNAAYAVGGPDLLVSTMEKNFGVRVDHYVSVDFYSMADVIDQLGGVSVTVSDAEAEAANGLVEGMASGEGLTSYRTYDHGAGTYDADGLMAVAYARIRHIGNADYQRTQRQRNVIEEAFSKVKTLEGDQLSRFLRQSMKEVSHDFSAGDLLSLSSMLPDLLTYKMEEARVPFDGLYSSSGEMLVPVQPDTNSRIEEILAS; from the coding sequence ATGGGAACATTCAATCGCAGCGGATGGCTCCGGGCTCAGGCAGCCTGCCTGCTCGGCTTTCTGCTCATCTTTCAGCTCGCGGCGCCGGCAGCCGCATCCGCGGATGCGGCTGTGCCGGAAGCGGAATCCGCGGAAATCAGCGCGGCGGAGACAGGATCCGCTGAAGAGGCCGCGGATTCGGGCGCAACGGCGGAGGAAGCCGCCCGGGCGATCCGCAGGCTGCTGGATCAGCCGCTGTTCGAAAAGGACGGGACCTGCAACATTCTGCTGATCGGTGCGGACCGGAGAGATCGTTCCTGGAACGGCAATTCCGACACCATGATGCTCGCATCGGTCAACCGTACGACGAAAACGATCCATCTGATGTCGTTCATGAGGGACCTCGCGGCGGACGTCGAGGGTCACGGTACAGAGAAGCTGAACGCCGCGTATGCCGTCGGAGGACCGGATCTGCTCGTTTCCACTATGGAGAAGAATTTCGGCGTACGCGTGGATCATTACGTGAGCGTGGATTTCTATTCGATGGCCGATGTGATCGATCAGCTGGGAGGTGTCTCCGTCACGGTTTCCGACGCGGAGGCAGAGGCGGCCAACGGACTGGTGGAAGGTATGGCGTCGGGTGAGGGCCTTACCTCTTACCGGACATATGACCATGGGGCCGGAACCTATGACGCGGACGGCCTGATGGCGGTGGCGTACGCGCGGATCCGCCATATCGGAAACGCGGATTATCAGCGCACGCAGCGCCAGAGGAACGTGATTGAGGAAGCGTTCAGCAAGGTGAAAACGCTGGAAGGCGATCAGCTGAGCCGTTTTCTGCGTCAGTCGATGAAGGAAGTTTCCCATGATTTCTCTGCCGGAGATCTCCTCTCGCTCAGCTCCATGCTGCCGGATCTCCTCACATACAAGATGGAGGAGGCCCGGGTTCCATTCGACGGACTTTACTCATCCAGCGGTGAAATGCTTGTTCCGGTTCAGCCGGATACGAACAGCCGGATCGAAGAGATTCTCGCTTCTTGA
- a CDS encoding Stealth CR1 domain-containing protein has translation MSSTDIVIAWVDGNDPDWIRRRDETRRRMNLPLHNRDDGVRFRDWGSLPYLFRGIEKNMPWVHHVFLVTADQCPAWLNTDCPDLTLVRHSDYIPSAYLPAFSANPIELNFHRIQGLSEQFIYFNDDTFVLNPTVPEDFFQNGKPCDIAAISPQPIHRDDIRNIEINNLKVLNDHFTVEDIRRHRNLWIRPFTYGSLAWRTLLFMRFSTIIGLFESHLPTSHLKSNYETIWKEEPEILDATCRHPFRSREDVNQWLMKNWMLLEGRFVPRKASFGLLTDTGDISAVRKLVLESDYKVLCINDGSTDASFERDRAAVNDALARKFPEKSRFER, from the coding sequence ATGAGCAGTACGGATATCGTGATCGCGTGGGTGGACGGAAACGATCCTGACTGGATCAGAAGGCGGGATGAGACGCGGCGGAGAATGAATCTCCCGCTTCATAACCGCGATGACGGTGTGCGCTTCCGCGACTGGGGCAGCCTTCCGTACCTGTTCCGCGGGATCGAGAAAAATATGCCTTGGGTACACCATGTTTTTCTTGTTACGGCGGATCAGTGCCCCGCGTGGCTGAACACGGACTGTCCCGACCTCACGCTGGTGCGGCACAGTGACTACATTCCTTCCGCCTATCTTCCGGCATTCAGCGCAAACCCGATTGAATTGAACTTTCATAGAATCCAGGGGCTTTCGGAACAGTTCATCTATTTCAACGATGACACGTTTGTGCTGAACCCCACCGTGCCGGAGGATTTTTTTCAGAACGGGAAACCCTGCGACATCGCGGCCATCAGTCCCCAGCCGATACACAGGGATGACATCCGGAATATCGAGATCAACAACCTGAAGGTGCTGAACGACCATTTCACGGTCGAGGATATCCGGCGGCACCGGAATCTCTGGATCCGACCCTTCACCTACGGTTCGCTGGCATGGAGGACTCTGCTGTTTATGAGATTCTCCACGATCATCGGACTGTTTGAGAGCCATCTTCCGACGTCTCATCTGAAAAGCAACTATGAAACGATCTGGAAGGAAGAACCGGAGATACTGGATGCGACATGCCGCCATCCGTTCCGTTCAAGAGAAGACGTGAATCAGTGGCTCATGAAGAACTGGATGCTGCTGGAGGGCAGGTTCGTCCCGCGCAAGGCTTCCTTCGGGCTCCTCACGGATACCGGAGACATCAGCGCCGTCCGGAAGCTTGTGCTTGAATCGGATTATAAGGTACTGTGCATCAATGACGGAAGCACGGACGCTTCATTTGAGAGAGACAGGGCAGCCGTCAATGATGCGCTTGCCCGAAAGTTTCCGGAGAAGAGCCGCTTCGAGCGCTGA
- a CDS encoding 8-oxoguanine deaminase → MMSRLLVKNISTLVSCGPDDRVCRNVDLLCADGRIESIRPSVTGGGVSGGEADFSRAAAPDRVIDATGMICYPGLINTHHHLYQIFSRNLPQVQNLELFDWLTALYGVWKNLNTETVRLSSLTGIGELMKNGCTTVFDHHYVFPAGAGDLIEAQWEAACTLGCRMHFSRGSMDRSKKDGGLPPDSVVQTVDEIMRDSRRLIEKWNDTSFTSMHRIALAPCSPFSVSADLMRESARLARASGVRLHTHLCETKDEERFTLETTGMRPLAYMETLGWLGSDVWFAHGIHFNTDELKVLADSGTGICHCPISNMKLASGVARVPEMLALGVPVGLGVDGSASNDGSNLLEEMRVCYLLHRLTSSDRAPSGYDILKMATIGSARLLGREKEIGSLEAGKCADFFLLRENRIELVGALRDPLSVLCTVGLKSPVDYTVVNGCVTVENGRLTGIDEEKLCADASQEVDRYLKNL, encoded by the coding sequence CATCTCCACACTTGTCTCCTGCGGCCCGGACGACCGGGTCTGCCGGAACGTAGATCTTCTCTGCGCAGACGGGCGGATCGAATCCATCCGCCCGTCCGTCACCGGCGGAGGCGTGTCCGGCGGCGAAGCGGATTTCTCCCGGGCCGCCGCCCCGGACCGTGTCATTGACGCCACCGGCATGATCTGCTATCCGGGTCTCATCAACACGCATCACCATCTCTATCAGATTTTCTCACGGAATCTTCCGCAGGTGCAGAACCTTGAGCTTTTTGACTGGCTCACCGCACTCTACGGCGTATGGAAAAATCTGAATACCGAAACCGTCCGTCTCTCCTCTCTCACCGGCATCGGCGAGCTGATGAAAAACGGCTGCACCACCGTGTTCGACCACCACTACGTCTTTCCGGCCGGCGCCGGTGATCTCATCGAAGCCCAGTGGGAAGCCGCCTGTACCCTCGGGTGCCGGATGCATTTCTCAAGAGGAAGCATGGACCGCTCGAAGAAGGACGGAGGACTTCCGCCTGACTCAGTCGTTCAGACCGTGGACGAGATCATGCGCGACAGCCGGCGTCTGATCGAGAAATGGAACGACACTTCCTTCACCTCCATGCACCGGATCGCGCTGGCGCCCTGCTCACCCTTCTCGGTTTCCGCCGATCTGATGCGCGAGAGCGCCCGTCTGGCCCGGGCTTCCGGCGTCCGCCTCCACACCCATCTCTGTGAGACAAAGGACGAGGAACGCTTCACGCTGGAGACAACCGGCATGCGTCCGCTGGCCTACATGGAGACGCTCGGCTGGCTCGGCTCCGACGTCTGGTTCGCCCACGGGATCCATTTCAACACAGACGAGCTGAAGGTGCTGGCTGATTCGGGAACCGGAATCTGTCACTGCCCGATCTCCAACATGAAGCTGGCCTCCGGCGTCGCCCGCGTGCCGGAGATGCTCGCTCTCGGCGTACCGGTCGGACTCGGCGTCGACGGGAGCGCCAGCAACGACGGCTCCAATCTGCTGGAGGAGATGCGTGTCTGCTACCTGCTTCACAGACTGACCTCAAGCGACCGCGCGCCTTCCGGCTACGACATCCTGAAGATGGCTACGATCGGAAGCGCCCGCCTCCTGGGGCGTGAGAAGGAAATCGGCAGTCTCGAGGCCGGCAAATGCGCGGACTTCTTCCTGCTCCGTGAAAACAGGATCGAGCTTGTCGGGGCCCTCCGCGATCCGCTTTCCGTTCTCTGCACGGTCGGACTCAAGTCGCCGGTGGATTACACGGTCGTCAACGGATGCGTCACCGTGGAGAACGGACGGCTCACAGGAATCGATGAGGAAAAGCTCTGCGCGGATGCCAGTCAGGAGGTGGACCGGTACCTTAAGAATCTGTGA
- a CDS encoding PspC domain-containing protein, with the protein MDYHTKKLYRSGSSRKIAGVCGGIAEYFDIDPTLVRVAWVLFSCLGGSGLLAYIIAAIIIPDESQIH; encoded by the coding sequence ATGGATTACCACACAAAGAAGCTGTACAGGTCCGGAAGCAGCCGGAAGATCGCCGGAGTCTGCGGCGGAATCGCGGAATATTTTGATATTGATCCGACACTGGTGCGGGTTGCGTGGGTGCTGTTTTCCTGCCTCGGGGGATCCGGTCTGCTGGCGTACATCATCGCGGCGATCATCATCCCTGACGAAAGTCAGATCCATTGA